The sequence below is a genomic window from Plutella xylostella chromosome 14, ilPluXylo3.1, whole genome shotgun sequence.
gagAGCCTAGCTttatattttcacaaaatctTATTACATAAGCCAGAACTTCTATGACCTTATTAATATTAGAGTATTTCTCTAACAAATTAGAAAATATCGTACCCTGTTTTTGTGATGCTACACAAACCGCTTCACGACACTTTGGATTCTTAATTTTTAACTCAGGTAAATCGTTCTTAAGGACATCAGAACCACAATCGTCAAAACTGTAATTAGTATTGTATACACATGCTGGGCCTGAAAACCATAGCTCATGGTTTTGGAGTTCACTAGGCTTGACTCCCCTACTTAAACAATCAGCCGGGTTCTGATCTGTCCTTATGTATGACCACTGACAGTCGTTTGTATACTGTTGAATTAATTTTACTCGATTGGCTACATAAGCATTTAACCTTGTTGGATCAGTTTTCAGCCAGGCCAATACTACTTGTGAATCGCTAACTAAATGCACATTTTGGTTTggattgtaattttattacttaaggTATTATATACTCTCTTCATTACCTTAGACATAAGTAATGCTGCATTCAATTCTAAGCGTGGTATTGACAACTTACTATCTTTTGGTGCAATTCTCGACTTAGAGCAAAGAAGAGACATGCTTACTTTACCATGTTTATCCACTACTCTTAAATAGATAGCACATCCATAGGCAATGACTGATGAATCTGAGAAACCAATTAATTGTACTTGTTCTTGGTCATCTGTGCATACATTTCTTTTGACTTTGATTGGTGgcatattaattaaatcatcataaaattgtagccattcttttttttaaagtggtGGGGGAACAGAATCCCAGTCCACACTTGATTGCCACAGTTTTTGTATAATGACTTTGGCCTGAACGAAAACTGGACCAGCTATGCCCAATGGATCATAAAACTGACTAATGAAACTTAAAATCTGTCTCTTTGTCTGAGGGACTTGATCAGGAACTTGACATGATAATATGAAAGAATCTCCTTCAATATCTAACTTTAAACCTAAGGTTTTAATATCATGTTTTAACTCTTTCTCCCCAAAAATGTGCTGTTCCATAGGTATATCAGCTAAGATATCTTTATCGTTACTAGACCATTTATGCAATTCAAAACTCCCTTTTGAAAGTAACTGAATCAATTGAGCATTTGTTTTAACAATGCTATCCTTATCATTGtctgtatataaaatatcataaacaaATGTTGAATTTAAAAGAACAGAAGTAGCTTTTGGATACTGCTCTTTAAATCGGTGTGCCAGTTCATTTAAGCATCTTGTCGCGAGATATGGACTATTCTTTAGACCATATGTGAGAGTCTTCAATTGAAGGCAGCGAATAGGTTCACCTGGACTGTCCCGCCAGAGGATATTTTGCAGAGATCTTTGCTCTTTGTCCAGAAGCACATTGCGGAACATACGTCTAATATCGCAGACAAAGAAGTACTTATTAACTCTGAATGTCAACAGAATGTCAAATAATTCTGGTTGAACTACAGGtccatttaataaaatatcatttaatGAAACCTTATTGCTTCCTTTCATAGCCCCGTCAAAGACGGTTCTTAATTTGGTGGTTATAGCCTCCTCTCTAATCACCGGGTGATGCGGTAGAAAAAAAACGGCATCTTTTGTTAGATCATAGTCAGATATATCAACATAAGAAGCATGACCTAGGTCAATGTACTCATGAATAAATTTCTGGTATTCTTGAAATAATTCATGATTATTTTGAAACCttttttcaagatttaaaAACCTTTTCAGTGCTAGACCAAGTGAATCTCCTAATACATTGTTCACATCATAAATTGGTACCTTGAGGGGCATTGACACTTCAAACCGGTGATCATTTAACTTAATGGTTTCCTCAAAATACTTTTCACAATATAGTTGCTCAGACGTATGTTCTGCAAATATTTCAGGCACAGATTCAGTTTTCCAAAAGCCACTTACTGTTTTACCAATGTCAGTTTCACATTCTTGGCAAAATAATGAAACAGCAGTTCCTTGTTGAGTTGAGCTCGGGAGACTACCTCCTACTACATATCCAAAGTGTGTGTGTACGAAGCAGGGTTGTGTAGCATCACGTTGTTGGAGCTTCTCAGGCTGCGGCAGAAGCACCTGGAAAAAGATATCGGCAGCAAGTAAAATATCTATCTGGCTATTTGTGTGAAAGGAGTCATCGGCCAGCCTTATTCCACTTGGTATTTTTATACCGTCGATGTCAAAAGACTTTTGTGGCAGGTTTGTGGTGATATTATCCACCACTAAACAGTTTGTTTGTACTTTGTAGGGGTAAGCACATGAATATATATCCAAGTTGACGGAATGTCTTACATCCTTTTCAGTGTTTGCTATTCCGACAATATTAATTGTGTTTGGAATGAGTTGTTTCCCTATTGTTTGTGCTAATTTTGTAGTGATAAAGGAAGATTGGCTACCAGAGTCCAATAAAGCCTTGACAATGATCTCTTTGCCGTTTTTGCAAACTAACTTTACCTTAGCGGTGGGCAACAAAACTTGTGATTTGTTGTTCATGCCAGACATGAGTGAGACATTGTTTGTTTCCTTTAGGGTATCTTGATCACTAACATGGTGCAGTAGGGAATTACGGCCTTGTTTACAGTTTTGGCACTTGAAATGAAACTTACATCTGCCCTTGTGTGAGTTCAGACATATTTTGCAAAGACTATTTCTATTTACAAACTTGAGTCTTTCATCTATAGTGGCCAGCATAAAGGCTGGGCATGCAAAAACTTTATGTTTTAACTTACCACAGTACAGGCATTTTGCTTCCTTCACAACCACGTTGGACACCTGAAGTTTCCTCGGCATAGAAACACTTTGTGTTTCTCTTTTACCTTCCATGCTCTCGAGGGCAAAGGCCCGTTGCTCTAGAAATGTTAGAAATTCGCTCAATGTAGGCTTTGCATTGTTATTATGTTGCAAATAATAAGCTTTACTACTCTCAGAGTCAATTTTCCTAATAAGCAAGCAAACCATCACATTATCCCACTGATCGACGGCCTCCCCTAAGTTCTTTAATGCAGCAATGTTCTGCTTAACTTGTGAGATTAGCTGTCTTAAACTGGAGGCATTAGAATAGCCCTCCATGCCGGCCAAATCAAATAAGCAGAAGATGTGCTCATAAATAATCCTGCATGTGTTATCATAACGATTTTTTAGAATTGTTAGTGCTTCTACATAGCTTGTGCCTACCACTGGtaagtttttaatgaaatcGTAAGGTTCACCCTTAAGGTAGCTGCGCagataaaatagtttttgtaCATCATCAGTCATTGTGTCATTGTGGATAAGAGCTGTGAACATTTCAATGAAAGGACGATATTCTAGGTAATTCCCATCGAAGGGTTTTATTTGAACATCAGGTAGCTTTACCTTAGAACTTGTGATGTTTGTCCTAACTTGTCCCTCCCCTACACGGTTCCTATCAGAAATTTCACAACGAATTAATTCGATGCAATGGAAGAAACACTCCTCGGTTTCTGTTGGGTCTTCGTCATCCCCAATTACTGAGTTTAATTGTTCGTACTCACCGAAATAAGTTCTTATTCTTTCCTCCATTAAAGATAGCATTTGTGATGAACATTCCTTGATGTAATCTGgcgttaatttatttttcatccTTGTGAGGGTTCCCTTGCATGTCCCCCTCTTGTGAATGTTTACCTTTTCCATTGTGAGAtgctattaaaaaacaaatacacgcaaaataaagtaaaatgaaAAGCAACAATACACCAGCCTAAGTCACAAGTTTACAAAGCCTAGCAACACTTACGTTTATGTTGTTACTtgttaacttaatttataatacttgttAGTTTATGTTACAATTGTAAGCAAGAAATAGGTATTAGTAACTTTTCTTTCTCAATAGcagaaattattacaaattcGGAAACAATATGGCGAGTGAACAAATtgatttcttaattttaacGTAAACCCGTAGGCGTATGAGCGTCAGTGTGAAGTTAGTTGTAGACCATAGACCTCGTAGACAGTAGACActgcgctgtgattggttaGCAAACGCCCGACAGTAGCGCCAAGTTTGCACCAAAATTGCAACTAGCGGTGATGATAGGAACTTCCTCCATGGTTTTGACTCGTCGTAGATGATGTGAAGTTAGCGCCTTTTCTGCTAACGTGGCGCCCTCTGCTGACAATCGTGTAGCAACCTCCTTAGGCGGGAAATTGAAATGATGTCTTGTTTGGAAAGACGTCAATGGCAAGATGGCGCCACAATGAAACGCAAACGCAATTTGTTTTGCAGCAATATTTTCACAATCACTTGTACGTGCTTGTACGTATAGACGTATAGACGAATATTGATGCACAGAGCAATATTAGGTTCGATTGCACTGTACACTTTGCTCCTTACAATGCAcccaaataataattatattaaagtaGGTGCTTATGACTCCGTCACACACGCGGCACTCGCAGTTTACATTTGCAACAATAAAAATTCTTGAAGAATGACTTTTACACCACacttttttttgaaatttttgcGTTGTTATTATCACTTTAACCGGTGATGGACCATGAACAAATTACTGGTAAGTTATTTGGTGATAATAGGGCGTAAACTAAAACCCGTGTATGCACTTGAGGAGATTTATTGTAGAAGAACAAAAGGAAACGGATACAGATTAACCATAGACACAAAACATACGTTTAGAAACTTTATGTTCTTAACACGCTCTGGCACGCTCGTGGCGGCCCCGCCCCGCACGTCCCCCGCAGTGCACAGCGGTAATGGTCACACTATAGTAGTAgcaagtataatataattataaagtatGCACCGAAGGAAAACTAAAGTACCTTAGA
It includes:
- the LOC119691726 gene encoding uncharacterized protein LOC119691726, whose product is MEKVNIHKRGTCKGTLTRMKNKLTPDYIKECSSQMLSLMEERIRTYFGEYEQLNSVIGDDEDPTETEECFFHCIELIRCEISDRNRVGEGQVRTNITSSKVKLPDVQIKPFDGNYLEYRPFIEMFTALIHNDTMTDDVQKLFYLRSYLKGEPYDFIKNLPVVGTSYVEALTILKNRYDNTCRIIYEHIFCLFDLAGMEGYSNASSLRQLISQVKQNIAALKNLGEAVDQWDNVMVCLLIRKIDSESSKAYYLQHNNNAKPTLSEFLTFLEQRAFALESMEGKRETQSVSMPRKLQVSNVVVKEAKCLYCGASAAA